One Helicobacter sp. MIT 05-5293 genomic region harbors:
- the hisC gene encoding histidinol-phosphate transaminase, with amino-acid sequence MFRVALENIATYEAGKPIELVIREFGIPADSVIKLASNENPYGTSPRVLESIRENIHKAHLYPDDSMYELKEALSHHYGVQADEIIIGAGSDQVIEFCLQAVDHHNACVLMAKTTFAMYEVYAKLAGVEILKTPSDIHRLDEFVRIYQEVSSKKRVSIVFLCVPNNPMGECLSAKEVEAFIEKVDKQTLVVLDGAYQEFAKAKDSDKGLDPAYLIKKYSNVIYLGTFSKAYGLGGMRVGYGIGSKHLIAMLHKVRPPFNITTLSLQAAIIALSDQDFVAQCVKQNFEQMRYYEEFAKDNHLSFIPSYTNFITLTNLSFESTHLCDWLLTQGVILRNLKSYGLNAFRITIGMSSQNERVLELLKQYIQKNK; translated from the coding sequence GTGTTTAGGGTAGCATTGGAAAATATCGCAACTTATGAGGCTGGAAAGCCTATTGAGCTTGTCATACGAGAATTTGGCATACCTGCAGATTCTGTGATTAAGCTTGCAAGTAATGAAAATCCTTATGGGACTTCGCCGCGAGTTTTAGAATCAATCCGTGAAAATATCCATAAGGCGCATTTGTATCCTGATGATTCTATGTATGAGCTAAAAGAGGCTCTTTCCCATCATTATGGTGTGCAAGCTGATGAGATTATTATCGGTGCGGGCAGTGATCAAGTGATTGAATTTTGTCTGCAAGCAGTGGATCATCATAACGCATGTGTGTTAATGGCAAAGACGACTTTTGCGATGTATGAAGTGTATGCAAAGCTTGCAGGTGTAGAGATTCTCAAAACCCCTAGTGATATACATCGTCTTGATGAGTTTGTGCGCATTTATCAAGAGGTGAGTAGTAAAAAGCGCGTGAGTATTGTCTTTTTGTGTGTGCCTAATAACCCGATGGGAGAGTGTTTGTCCGCAAAAGAAGTCGAGGCATTTATAGAAAAAGTGGATAAACAAACTTTAGTCGTCCTTGATGGGGCGTATCAAGAGTTTGCTAAAGCCAAAGATTCTGATAAAGGGCTTGATCCTGCGTATTTGATTAAAAAATACAGCAATGTCATTTATCTTGGGACATTTTCAAAGGCGTATGGTTTGGGCGGAATGCGTGTGGGTTATGGGATTGGTTCAAAGCATTTGATTGCAATGCTTCACAAAGTCCGACCACCTTTTAATATCACGACTTTAAGCCTTCAAGCAGCAATTATCGCACTTTCCGATCAGGATTTTGTGGCGCAATGCGTCAAACAGAATTTTGAACAAATGCGGTATTATGAGGAATTTGCAAAGGACAATCATTTAAGTTTTATCCCTTCTTATACGAACTTTATCACATTAACGAATCTGTCATTTGAAAGCACACATTTGTGTGATTGGTTGCTTACGCAAGGTGTGATTCTGCGCAATTTGAAATCCTATGGGTTAAATGCTTTTCGTATTACTATTGGTATGAGTTCTCAAAATGAGCGAGTTTTAGAGCTCTTGAAACAATATATTCAAAAGAATAAATAG
- a CDS encoding phosphomannomutase/phosphoglucomutase, protein MATIFREYDIRGIFDKELKADVVFNIGRLLAEEILHTNLPPMVHIGYDARVHSPTLFEWLKAGFVSKNVQVYHLGMIPTPVAYFATFNTIDGITCPHSVMITGSHNPPQYNGFKITINQMPFYGQSIQKLGQKLLSTLSQNPYPKDLNAPHLTLNALESYTQYLSNAFQSLKDFPYPVAIDCGNGVGSLGIESVLKKLNITYTPLYFKPDGTFPNHHPDPSEEENLRDLQDLMKSDSIPIGIAFDGDADRLALLTKDYHYKGDELAILFAREMKKHYLNPIVIGEVKCSQVMYDEINKIGKALMYKTGHSNLKVKLKEENAHLAAEMSGHIFFNDRYFGYDDAIYSALRALELFLSFTPEELEKEILALPRFYSTSEEKIPTTDEQKFALIDALAQKLDNPPKDFPKIIDIIRIDGLRVVFENGWGLLRASNTTPVLVSRFEAKTQEDSVLYQQKLLALLEECRTNPTPKA, encoded by the coding sequence ATTGCGACAATCTTTCGCGAATACGATATTCGCGGTATTTTTGACAAAGAGCTTAAAGCCGATGTGGTGTTTAATATCGGTCGTTTGCTTGCTGAAGAGATTCTGCATACAAATCTCCCGCCAATGGTGCATATCGGATACGATGCAAGGGTGCATTCCCCTACGCTTTTTGAATGGCTCAAAGCCGGCTTTGTCTCAAAAAATGTGCAAGTCTATCATTTGGGAATGATTCCCACACCGGTAGCATATTTTGCGACTTTTAATACCATTGATGGTATCACTTGCCCACACTCTGTGATGATTACAGGTTCGCATAATCCACCCCAATACAATGGATTCAAAATCACTATCAACCAAATGCCTTTCTATGGGCAATCCATTCAAAAGCTCGGGCAAAAGCTCCTAAGCACGCTTTCTCAAAACCCCTATCCCAAAGATTTAAACGCACCACACCTTACACTTAATGCCTTAGAATCTTACACACAATATCTTTCAAACGCTTTCCAATCACTCAAAGACTTTCCTTATCCTGTCGCAATTGATTGCGGTAATGGCGTGGGAAGCTTAGGCATAGAATCTGTGCTTAAAAAGCTAAATATCACTTATACGCCGTTATATTTCAAGCCCGATGGCACTTTTCCCAATCATCACCCCGACCCGAGCGAAGAAGAGAATCTTAGAGATTTACAAGACTTAATGAAATCCGATTCTATCCCGATTGGTATTGCATTTGATGGTGATGCAGACCGCTTAGCATTACTCACGAAAGATTATCATTATAAAGGCGATGAGCTTGCAATCCTCTTTGCGCGAGAGATGAAGAAACACTATTTAAACCCTATCGTGATTGGCGAAGTGAAGTGTTCGCAGGTAATGTATGATGAGATTAATAAAATCGGCAAAGCGTTAATGTATAAAACGGGACATAGCAATCTCAAGGTCAAGCTCAAAGAAGAAAATGCCCACCTAGCTGCAGAAATGAGTGGGCATATCTTTTTTAATGATCGTTATTTTGGCTATGATGATGCGATTTACTCTGCTTTAAGAGCTTTAGAGTTATTTTTGTCATTCACGCCAGAAGAGCTTGAAAAAGAGATTCTTGCGCTGCCTCGCTTTTATTCCACATCCGAAGAGAAAATCCCTACCACCGATGAGCAAAAATTTGCCCTTATTGATGCGTTAGCACAAAAACTCGACAATCCACCTAAAGATTTTCCCAAAATCATAGATATTATCAGAATCGATGGTTTGCGTGTCGTATTTGAAAATGGTTGGGGGCTATTAAGAGCGAGCAACACCACGCCTGTGCTTGTCAGTCGATTCGAAGCTAAAACACAAGAAGATTCTGTGCTTTATCAGCAAAAACTGCTTGCTCTCCTTGAAGAATGCCGAACAAATCCCACACCAAAGGCTTAA
- the pyrC gene encoding dihydroorotase encodes MQTLTLLNPMDMHLHLREGAMLEGVLPYTAQIFSAAVVMPNLTTPITNTALAKDYQKQILSLCAPSSFKPLMTLFITESLNLQELQEAKKAGIKILKLYPKGATTGSEGGVKEILSDNTLQVFQYAQDLGFILSIHGESNGFSLEREYEFLPIFEHIAQNFPKLQTIIEHLSDARSLDMVEKYPNLYATLTLHHISMSLDDVLGKGLNPHHFCKPILKTKKDQQALLQAALNAHPKVSFGSDSAPHLESAKLTANGAAGIFAAPILLPALATLFEEHNALENLQTFISQRAIENYHLTDFPQKSITLSRKPFVIPERIMTPLGAVIPLWAGKTLNWSL; translated from the coding sequence ATGCAAACACTCACTCTCTTAAACCCTATGGATATGCACTTGCATTTGCGCGAAGGTGCGATGCTTGAAGGTGTCTTGCCTTATACAGCGCAAATCTTTAGCGCAGCGGTTGTGATGCCAAATCTCACGACTCCGATTACAAATACCGCTCTTGCTAAAGATTATCAAAAACAGATTCTCTCTCTTTGCGCTCCTTCGTCTTTTAAACCCCTTATGACACTCTTTATCACAGAATCTCTTAATCTCCAAGAACTCCAAGAAGCCAAAAAAGCGGGGATTAAGATTCTAAAGCTTTATCCCAAAGGAGCGACCACAGGTAGTGAAGGGGGTGTCAAAGAAATTTTGAGTGATAACACACTCCAAGTCTTCCAATATGCACAAGATTTAGGCTTTATTCTCTCTATTCATGGGGAAAGTAATGGCTTTTCTTTAGAGCGAGAATACGAATTTTTACCTATTTTTGAGCACATCGCCCAAAATTTTCCCAAACTCCAAACAATTATCGAACACTTGAGCGATGCGCGTAGTCTTGATATGGTTGAAAAATACCCCAATCTCTATGCCACATTGACACTACATCATATCAGTATGAGCCTTGATGATGTGCTAGGCAAAGGGCTTAATCCGCATCATTTTTGCAAACCTATACTCAAGACCAAAAAAGATCAGCAAGCCTTATTACAAGCTGCACTCAACGCCCACCCTAAAGTGAGCTTTGGTTCAGATTCTGCTCCACATTTAGAATCTGCCAAACTCACCGCAAATGGAGCAGCAGGGATTTTTGCTGCTCCGATTCTACTCCCTGCCCTAGCCACGCTTTTTGAAGAACACAACGCATTAGAGAATCTCCAAACATTTATCAGCCAACGAGCAATAGAAAATTATCACCTCACAGACTTTCCACAAAAATCAATCACCCTTTCGCGAAAGCCCTTTGTCATTCCCGAGCGTATTATGACTCCCTTAGGTGCTGTGATCCCTTTATGGGCAGGAAAAACGCTCAATTGGAGTCTTTAA
- a CDS encoding TonB-dependent receptor, with protein MKKYILFFTALSSLSISAFADEALDEKTQQSVKLNKSVVTATMKATLDELNRNVYEIDKESIQDKGYRSTEDIFRYMPFVGLSNVGLGSNLDLRGQGNRANTSVQVLINGVYANMLDSSHGVTPMNTLSPNTIESVEILPGGGAVMYGNGTRGGVVNITTQKRYEQPFFSAGLSYANIIASTGHNVNADAKFGAKVGDRTHLSLGAAYILRGGPREGDVTNGGEANFGLIYDIVAGGGHSINFDIDYFYGDIKTSPNNSFMDIPNPAKSDRKTAGNGDLHNTQQRLDVSLGYEGRLSENAKLDLKAFYHLNHIDYVDSVTRLSNYNYSNLNWSGTAADQSGSLFDDQKIGLLAKYDLKHHNGRLILGLESIYNRGKRVMNQDINGTTNTNSMFSSSSSGNSNNYNGTTIYSHYINIPFIGEKWSNSLFAIEKYDFTPRFSLTGGVRYEAATYWADALYNTKGGLYQPNGNVLYSCYTISGSTRCVSMENTISASNGANGTLNQTQHNIALELTPNYRYSDYGNIYAKYERGYFSPSPNNLLQRQSRTYLPTDLKKETYDTFEIGLKDFWGDSVMFSAALFYTLTHNEFYTIGNAHSVSGVTYGNYDQTQRTGIELFSEQYLFGDMLRLSESFTYIDARVLKNNGKSSNAKIPYVSNYKATLSIHYQPMRKFGIWLQNSFIGKQKDIETFTTTRNAQGTTTTSNGQDTIPGYILTDLGVNYRAGDWNISAGVRNLFDTFYYSYYNGDVSDPIAGYGFLIGQGRTAFAEVRYSF; from the coding sequence ATGAAAAAATATATTTTATTCTTTACTGCATTATCGAGTTTGTCAATATCTGCTTTTGCTGATGAGGCTTTAGACGAAAAAACTCAACAAAGCGTCAAGCTCAACAAATCTGTCGTTACTGCGACTATGAAAGCCACGCTTGATGAGCTTAATCGCAATGTCTATGAAATCGATAAAGAATCCATTCAAGACAAAGGTTATCGCTCCACAGAGGACATTTTCCGCTATATGCCTTTTGTCGGGCTTTCCAATGTTGGTTTAGGTAGCAACCTTGATTTAAGGGGGCAAGGCAATCGCGCCAATACTTCTGTGCAAGTGCTGATTAATGGCGTGTATGCGAATATGCTAGATTCTAGTCATGGCGTTACACCGATGAACACACTCTCTCCTAATACCATAGAATCTGTTGAGATTCTGCCCGGTGGAGGTGCAGTAATGTATGGGAATGGCACACGCGGAGGAGTAGTCAATATCACGACACAAAAACGATACGAGCAGCCATTTTTTAGCGCAGGGCTAAGCTATGCAAATATCATTGCTTCGACCGGACATAATGTCAATGCTGATGCGAAATTTGGCGCGAAAGTCGGCGATAGGACACACCTTTCGCTCGGTGCGGCATATATCTTGCGTGGCGGACCAAGAGAGGGTGATGTAACCAATGGCGGAGAGGCGAATTTTGGGTTGATTTATGATATTGTAGCGGGGGGGGGGCATAGCATAAATTTTGACATTGATTATTTTTATGGCGATATTAAGACTTCTCCTAACAACTCCTTTATGGACATTCCCAACCCCGCCAAAAGCGACAGAAAAACCGCAGGTAATGGCGACTTGCACAACACCCAGCAGCGACTCGATGTCAGTCTCGGATATGAGGGGAGATTAAGCGAAAATGCTAAACTTGACCTCAAAGCCTTCTATCATCTCAATCATATTGATTATGTGGATTCTGTAACGCGACTAAGCAATTATAACTATTCAAATTTAAATTGGAGTGGAACTGCTGCCGATCAAAGCGGCTCACTTTTTGATGACCAAAAAATCGGGCTTTTAGCCAAATACGATTTAAAGCATCACAACGGACGCCTTATCTTGGGATTAGAATCTATCTACAACAGAGGCAAACGCGTGATGAATCAAGATATTAATGGGACAACTAACACTAATAGTATGTTCAGTAGTAGTAGTAGCGGAAATTCTAATAACTATAATGGAACTACCATATATAGTCATTATATTAATATCCCATTTATAGGTGAAAAATGGAGTAATTCACTCTTTGCGATTGAAAAATACGATTTCACACCGAGATTCTCCCTCACGGGTGGAGTGCGCTATGAAGCTGCAACCTATTGGGCAGACGCACTATACAATACAAAAGGTGGATTATATCAACCAAATGGCAATGTGTTGTATAGCTGCTATACAATATCAGGAAGCACAAGATGCGTTAGTATGGAAAATACTATCAGCGCAAGCAATGGCGCAAATGGCACACTTAATCAAACCCAGCACAACATCGCCCTAGAGCTCACGCCTAATTACCGCTATTCTGACTATGGCAATATCTATGCCAAATATGAGCGGGGATATTTCTCCCCCTCTCCGAATAATCTCTTGCAGAGACAAAGTCGGACTTATCTCCCTACAGATTTAAAAAAAGAAACTTACGATACTTTTGAAATCGGGTTAAAAGACTTTTGGGGAGATTCTGTGATGTTTTCTGCCGCACTCTTCTACACACTCACACATAATGAATTTTACACGATTGGGAACGCGCACTCCGTATCAGGCGTAACCTATGGGAACTATGACCAGACGCAACGCACAGGGATTGAACTCTTCTCCGAACAATACCTCTTTGGCGATATGTTGCGCTTGAGTGAGAGCTTTACCTATATCGATGCGCGTGTGCTGAAAAATAATGGCAAAAGCTCAAACGCTAAAATCCCCTATGTGAGCAACTATAAAGCGACTTTGAGTATCCACTATCAGCCTATGAGAAAGTTTGGTATCTGGCTACAAAATAGCTTTATTGGGAAGCAAAAAGACATTGAGACATTTACAACTACTCGTAATGCGCAAGGCACTACTACAACAAGCAATGGGCAAGATACGATTCCGGGATATATTCTCACAGACTTAGGAGTGAATTATCGTGCGGGAGATTGGAACATAAGTGCAGGTGTGCGCAATCTCTTTGATACATTTTATTACAGCTACTATAATGGCGATGTAAGCGACCCTATTGCCGGGTATGGATTCCTTATCGGACAAGGGCGCACTGCCTTTGCTGAAGTGCGATACAGCTTTTAG